Proteins from a genomic interval of Calypte anna isolate BGI_N300 chromosome 19, bCalAnn1_v1.p, whole genome shotgun sequence:
- the SKA2 gene encoding spindle and kinetochore-associated protein 2 isoform X1: METAVTRLQTMFQKAESDLDYIQHKLQFEIMKSLPENLPAEENPVALLEELSVVKTRYKTLCLKLEKIYKEQREAMESIRAAVGNTMKMVQVLQQQANLECSPLTEEEQAAAQLLGCQTGKEMESPVEEMICSVSTIPNSAEELQFKPLTEEILLTVPRSIRSTVKLTDLNDFYRELFNHFIVNKNKTALSVSQMNKMNMKATRSRIQILKELSIVELDKQGNVKLVV; this comes from the exons TTCCAGAAGGCAGAATCCGATCTGGATTACATCCAACACAAGCTCCAGTTTGAAATAATGAAGAGTCTTCCTGAGAATCTACCAGCAGAG GAGAATCCAGTTGCTCTCTTGGAAGAACTCTCAGTGGTGAAAACTCGTTATAAAACATTATGtctgaagctggaaaaaatttacaaagagcagagagaagccaTGGAGAGCATCCGAGCTGCTGTAGGGAACACAATGAAGATGGTTCAGGTCTTACAGCAACAGGCTAATCTTGAg TGCTCACCTCTGACAGAAGAAGaacaggctgcagcacagctgctgggctgccaaaCTGGGAAAGAGATGGAATCACCAGTGGAAGAG ATGATTTGTTCAGTATCTACAATCCCTAACTCTGCTGAAG aATTGCAGTTCAAACCATTGACTGAGGAAATACTTCTGACTGTCCCAAGGAGTATCAGGAGTACTGTTAAACTAACAGACCTGAATGATTTCTACAGGGAGTTATTTAACCACTTCATTGTAAATAAGAACAA AACAGCACTGAGTGTGTCGCAGATGAACAAGATGAACATGAAAGCCACTCGCTCAAGAATCCAGATCTTGAAAGAACTGAGTATTGTGGAACTTGACAAACAAGGAAATGTTAAATTAGTTGTGTAA
- the SKA2 gene encoding spindle and kinetochore-associated protein 2 isoform X3, which translates to METAVTRLQTMENPVALLEELSVVKTRYKTLCLKLEKIYKEQREAMESIRAAVGNTMKMVQVLQQQANLECSPLTEEEQAAAQLLGCQTGKEMESPVEEMICSVSTIPNSAEELQFKPLTEEILLTVPRSIRSTVKLTDLNDFYRELFNHFIVNKNKTALSVSQMNKMNMKATRSRIQILKELSIVELDKQGNVKLVV; encoded by the exons GAGAATCCAGTTGCTCTCTTGGAAGAACTCTCAGTGGTGAAAACTCGTTATAAAACATTATGtctgaagctggaaaaaatttacaaagagcagagagaagccaTGGAGAGCATCCGAGCTGCTGTAGGGAACACAATGAAGATGGTTCAGGTCTTACAGCAACAGGCTAATCTTGAg TGCTCACCTCTGACAGAAGAAGaacaggctgcagcacagctgctgggctgccaaaCTGGGAAAGAGATGGAATCACCAGTGGAAGAG ATGATTTGTTCAGTATCTACAATCCCTAACTCTGCTGAAG aATTGCAGTTCAAACCATTGACTGAGGAAATACTTCTGACTGTCCCAAGGAGTATCAGGAGTACTGTTAAACTAACAGACCTGAATGATTTCTACAGGGAGTTATTTAACCACTTCATTGTAAATAAGAACAA AACAGCACTGAGTGTGTCGCAGATGAACAAGATGAACATGAAAGCCACTCGCTCAAGAATCCAGATCTTGAAAGAACTGAGTATTGTGGAACTTGACAAACAAGGAAATGTTAAATTAGTTGTGTAA
- the SKA2 gene encoding spindle and kinetochore-associated protein 2 isoform X2: METAVTRLQTMFQKAESDLDYIQHKLQFEIMKSLPENLPAEENPVALLEELSVVKTRYKTLCLKLEKIYKEQREAMESIRAAVGNTMKMVQVLQQQANLECSPLTEEEQAAAQLLGCQTGKEMESPVEEPFCSVSTIPNSAEELQFKPLTEEILLTVPRSIRSTVKLTDLNDFYRELFNHFIVNKNKTALSVSQMNKMNMKATRSRIQILKELSIVELDKQGNVKLVV; encoded by the exons TTCCAGAAGGCAGAATCCGATCTGGATTACATCCAACACAAGCTCCAGTTTGAAATAATGAAGAGTCTTCCTGAGAATCTACCAGCAGAG GAGAATCCAGTTGCTCTCTTGGAAGAACTCTCAGTGGTGAAAACTCGTTATAAAACATTATGtctgaagctggaaaaaatttacaaagagcagagagaagccaTGGAGAGCATCCGAGCTGCTGTAGGGAACACAATGAAGATGGTTCAGGTCTTACAGCAACAGGCTAATCTTGAg TGCTCACCTCTGACAGAAGAAGaacaggctgcagcacagctgctgggctgccaaaCTGGGAAAGAGATGGAATCACCAGTGGAAGAG ccat TTTGTTCAGTATCTACAATCCCTAACTCTGCTGAAG aATTGCAGTTCAAACCATTGACTGAGGAAATACTTCTGACTGTCCCAAGGAGTATCAGGAGTACTGTTAAACTAACAGACCTGAATGATTTCTACAGGGAGTTATTTAACCACTTCATTGTAAATAAGAACAA AACAGCACTGAGTGTGTCGCAGATGAACAAGATGAACATGAAAGCCACTCGCTCAAGAATCCAGATCTTGAAAGAACTGAGTATTGTGGAACTTGACAAACAAGGAAATGTTAAATTAGTTGTGTAA